Below is a window of Sulfurisphaera ohwakuensis DNA.
TCTTATAAATCTTATTATTTCTTGAATATCCTCTAGTGGATTCACTATAACAAATTTAAAATATGTTGCCCAATTATCATCTTTAAAATTATATTTAAATTTATACCCAGAATTAGACAACTTAGGAGAAACAGAAAATATATCAACAAGTTCTCTTAGTTTTTTAGATGGTTTTATAGTACCACTTGTTTCTATTAAAACTTTATGATTAAGTGATTTTAATGCTTCAACTAATGGTAAAATATCTTGAAGTAATGGTTCCCCGCCTGTTATCGTAGTAAATTTAATTCTTTTATCAATTTTATCAAGAATCTGTTCTATACTCATTTCCTCTCCATCATATTTGTGCCAAGCATATTTTGTATCACACCATATGCATCTTAAATGGCATCCAGCTAGTCTAATAAAATTAGAAGGTGTTCCTATAACTTCTCCTTCACCCTGAATTGAGGTAAATATCTCGCTTATCCAGTATCTGACCATTTTGTAGTAGGTTAATAACGTAATTTAAAAGTGTATCTAATCCTATACTCTTCTCAGCACTTATCTCAAAAACTTTTTCAAGAATATTTTCCTTTATTTGCTTATATAATTCCTCGTTTTTATCATCTATCTTATTCAGTACTGGGATAACCACACTTTTAATGCTTTTCACTTCTTTGTATAAATCCAATTGTTCTTTCGCAGAATAAATTGAAGAATTTGATACGTCAAAGAGGAACAGTATGATTCCATTAAGGTTCTTTATTGCATTTATAGCCTTAAGCTCTATGCTGTTTCTTTCACTCATAGGTCTATCAAGTATACCTGGAGTATCTATTACCTGAATTTTAAAAATACCAGTATCTATGTGTCCTACATGGATTTCTTTAGTCGTGAAGGGATATGATGCAACTTCAGGTTTTGCGGATGAGATTTTACTTACTAAAGTGCTTTTACCTACATTTGGAGGACCAGCAATTATGATAG
It encodes the following:
- a CDS encoding 7-carboxy-7-deazaguanine synthase QueE, coding for MVRYWISEIFTSIQGEGEVIGTPSNFIRLAGCHLRCIWCDTKYAWHKYDGEEMSIEQILDKIDKRIKFTTITGGEPLLQDILPLVEALKSLNHKVLIETSGTIKPSKKLRELVDIFSVSPKLSNSGYKFKYNFKDDNWATYFKFVIVNPLEDIQEIIRFIRENNIEPSKVILQLDGRKENYTEGLRELIDIILKLGIPFRVLPQFHRIVGIQ
- a CDS encoding NOG1 family protein, giving the protein MLNPFENIKIPPKTEDLIKIVLDRIPKIGGKNVKEREIKRILFYKEQLQKYKDFVLQFPRIDQLHPFYRENIEIIADIDKVKMCLGAINRGVQLSFNIIERYRRLIKSSDEKEANRLMRQCFGRVSSILRSRKDCIDWLIDITSQLKKLKAIDPNLPTIIIAGPPNVGKSTLVSKISSAKPEVASYPFTTKEIHVGHIDTGIFKIQVIDTPGILDRPMSERNSIELKAINAIKNLNGIILFLFDVSNSSIYSAKEQLDLYKEVKSIKSVVIPVLNKIDDKNEELYKQIKENILEKVFEISAEKSIGLDTLLNYVINLLQNGQILDKRDIYLNSG